In the genome of Denticeps clupeoides chromosome 13, fDenClu1.1, whole genome shotgun sequence, one region contains:
- the LOC114801986 gene encoding sodium- and chloride-dependent GABA transporter 2-like isoform X2 — MELVNCEEVEGNIVGLGNVWRFPYLCYRNGGGAFLVPYVVVVVTCGIPLFLLESAMGQYTQQASITCWEKLCPIAQGIGYTGIIMRVYNCMSYVIILAWALLYLCFSFYAKLPWASCGHTWNTETCEDFNALNKYNQTINTNSTSPATEFWERRVLAISGGIEELGSVRWEILLCAIAMWVICYFCIWKGVKSTGKVVYFTATFPYVMLLVLLIRGLTLPGALQGIVYYLKPDLTPLLDPQVWMEAVTQVIFSFGVGGGLLASLCSYNPYNNNCYRNCFWLCLLNAATSLVAGFAVFSVLGFMAHEYNVGIAEVAESGPGLAFIAYPQAVAMMPLPQLWAICFFIMIILLGLDSQFVMMEGVIMPVIDLAPTVLRRPGRRELLLLVFSLFCFSISILMITEGGMYVLQVFDYYGMNASSKLFLSSLQCLTMGWIFGAERMCDAIEDMTGVRPSRFFSLCWRYLTPLVCTASFVGSLANYKPLTFNRTYTYPVWVNVLGWIMMLSSSLAVPVLAVYLLCTGKGSLKQRCIHLCQCADDLPLTRKQREELSKLNPDAM, encoded by the exons ATGGAACTTGTGAACTGTGAAGAGGTTGAGG GGAACATAGTTGGATTAGGAAATGTTTGGAGATTCCCATATCTCTGCTACAGAAATGGTGGAG GTGCTTTCTTGGTGCCCtatgtggtggttgtggtgacctgtgggatccccctgtttcttctggagagtgcgatgggtcagtacacacagcaagcaagcatcacCTGCTGGGAGAAGTTGTGCCCAATTGCTCAGG GGATCGGCTACACGGGTATAATAATGAGGGTCTATAACTGCATGTCTTACGTCATCATCCTTGCATGGGCTcttctgtacctgtgcttctctttctacgccaaactgccctgggccagctgtggccacacctggaacacag aaACTTGTGAGGACTTTAAcgcactgaacaaatataaccagactATAAACACCAACTCGACCTCCCCAGCAACTGAATTCTGGGA ACGGCGTGTGCTGGCGATCTCAGGTGGAATTGAGGAGCTGGGCAGTGTTCGGTGGGAGATCCTCCTCTGCGCCATTGCCATGTGGGTCATTTGTTATTTCTGCATTTGGAAAGGTGTGAAGTCTACaggaaag GTGGTgtattttacagccactttcccatacgtgatgctgctggtgttgctgatCAGAGGGTTGACTCTGCCTGGTGCCCTGCAGGGGATTGTGTACTATCTGAAGCCTGACCTCACCCCACTTCTAGATCCTCAG gTGTGGATGGAGGCTGTAACTCAGGTCATCTTCTCCTTCGGTGTGGGTGGAGGACTGTTGGCTTCACTATGCAGCTACAATCCATACAACAACAACTGCTACAG GAACTGTTTCTGGCTCTGTTTGTTGAACGCTGCTACCAGTTTGGTGGCTggatttgcagtattttcagtGCTGGGCTTCATGGCTCATGAATACAATGTTGGCATTGCAGAAGTTGCAGAGTCAG gtcctggtctggcattcaTTGCGTACCCTCAGGCAGTGGCCATGATGCCTTTACCCCAGCTGTGGGCGATATGCTTCTTCATCATGATTATATTGCTTGGCCTGGATTCACAG TTTGTTATGATGGAGGGGGTGATAATGCCAGTGATTGACCTGGCTCCCACTGTGCTGCGCAGACCTGGACGAAGAGAACTTTTActgctggtcttcagcctcttctgcTTCAGCATAAGTATCCTAATGATTACAGAG GGTGGGATGTATGTCCTGCAGGTCTTTGATTACTATGGCATGAATGCATCTTCCAAACTCTTCCTCTCTAGTcttcagtgtctcacaatgggCTGgatatttg GAGCGGAGCGCATGTGTGATGCAATTGAAGACATGACAGGAGTGAGACCCAGCCGCTTCTTCAGTCTCTGCTGGCGCTATCTGACACCACTAGTATGCACA GCATCCTTCGTTGGCTCCTTGGCCAATTACAAGCCCCTGACATTTAACCGAACCTACACATACCCGGTGTGGGTGAATGTGCTGGGATGGATAATGATGCTGTCGTCCAGCCTGGCTGTACCAGTACTGGCTGTCTACTTGCTGTGTACTGGAAAAGGAAGCCTGAAACAG cgctgcattcatctttgtcaATGTGCTGATGACCTTCCTTTGACCCGGAAGCAGAGGGAAGAGCTTTCAAAGTTGAACCCAGATGCAATGTAG
- the LOC114801986 gene encoding sodium- and chloride-dependent GABA transporter 2-like isoform X3, whose product MGQYTQQASITCWEKLCPIAQGIGYTGIIMRVYNCMSYVIILAWALLYLCFSFYAKLPWASCGHTWNTETCEDFNALNKYNQTINTNSTSPATEFWERRVLAISGGIEELGSVRWEILLCAIAMWVICYFCIWKGVKSTGKVVYFTATFPYVMLLVLLIRGLTLPGALQGIVYYLKPDLTPLLDPQVWMEAVTQVIFSFGVGGGLLASLCSYNPYNNNCYRNCFWLCLLNAATSLVAGFAVFSVLGFMAHEYNVGIAEVAESGPGLAFIAYPQAVAMMPLPQLWAICFFIMIILLGLDSQFVMMEGVIMPVIDLAPTVLRRPGRRELLLLVFSLFCFSISILMITEGGMYVLQVFDYYGMNASSKLFLSSLQCLTMGWIFGAERMCDAIEDMTGVRPSRFFSLCWRYLTPLVCTASFVGSLANYKPLTFNRTYTYPVWVNVLGWIMMLSSSLAVPVLAVYLLCTGKGSLKQRCIHLCQCADDLPLTRKQREELSKLNPDAM is encoded by the exons atgggtcagtacacacagcaagcaagcatcacCTGCTGGGAGAAGTTGTGCCCAATTGCTCAGG GGATCGGCTACACGGGTATAATAATGAGGGTCTATAACTGCATGTCTTACGTCATCATCCTTGCATGGGCTcttctgtacctgtgcttctctttctacgccaaactgccctgggccagctgtggccacacctggaacacag aaACTTGTGAGGACTTTAAcgcactgaacaaatataaccagactATAAACACCAACTCGACCTCCCCAGCAACTGAATTCTGGGA ACGGCGTGTGCTGGCGATCTCAGGTGGAATTGAGGAGCTGGGCAGTGTTCGGTGGGAGATCCTCCTCTGCGCCATTGCCATGTGGGTCATTTGTTATTTCTGCATTTGGAAAGGTGTGAAGTCTACaggaaag GTGGTgtattttacagccactttcccatacgtgatgctgctggtgttgctgatCAGAGGGTTGACTCTGCCTGGTGCCCTGCAGGGGATTGTGTACTATCTGAAGCCTGACCTCACCCCACTTCTAGATCCTCAG gTGTGGATGGAGGCTGTAACTCAGGTCATCTTCTCCTTCGGTGTGGGTGGAGGACTGTTGGCTTCACTATGCAGCTACAATCCATACAACAACAACTGCTACAG GAACTGTTTCTGGCTCTGTTTGTTGAACGCTGCTACCAGTTTGGTGGCTggatttgcagtattttcagtGCTGGGCTTCATGGCTCATGAATACAATGTTGGCATTGCAGAAGTTGCAGAGTCAG gtcctggtctggcattcaTTGCGTACCCTCAGGCAGTGGCCATGATGCCTTTACCCCAGCTGTGGGCGATATGCTTCTTCATCATGATTATATTGCTTGGCCTGGATTCACAG TTTGTTATGATGGAGGGGGTGATAATGCCAGTGATTGACCTGGCTCCCACTGTGCTGCGCAGACCTGGACGAAGAGAACTTTTActgctggtcttcagcctcttctgcTTCAGCATAAGTATCCTAATGATTACAGAG GGTGGGATGTATGTCCTGCAGGTCTTTGATTACTATGGCATGAATGCATCTTCCAAACTCTTCCTCTCTAGTcttcagtgtctcacaatgggCTGgatatttg GAGCGGAGCGCATGTGTGATGCAATTGAAGACATGACAGGAGTGAGACCCAGCCGCTTCTTCAGTCTCTGCTGGCGCTATCTGACACCACTAGTATGCACA GCATCCTTCGTTGGCTCCTTGGCCAATTACAAGCCCCTGACATTTAACCGAACCTACACATACCCGGTGTGGGTGAATGTGCTGGGATGGATAATGATGCTGTCGTCCAGCCTGGCTGTACCAGTACTGGCTGTCTACTTGCTGTGTACTGGAAAAGGAAGCCTGAAACAG cgctgcattcatctttgtcaATGTGCTGATGACCTTCCTTTGACCCGGAAGCAGAGGGAAGAGCTTTCAAAGTTGAACCCAGATGCAATGTAG
- the LOC114801986 gene encoding sodium- and chloride-dependent GABA transporter 2-like isoform X1, with protein sequence MELVNCEEVEGRRKKIKKRGQWNSNIEFFLVVAGNIVGLGNVWRFPYLCYRNGGGAFLVPYVVVVVTCGIPLFLLESAMGQYTQQASITCWEKLCPIAQGIGYTGIIMRVYNCMSYVIILAWALLYLCFSFYAKLPWASCGHTWNTETCEDFNALNKYNQTINTNSTSPATEFWERRVLAISGGIEELGSVRWEILLCAIAMWVICYFCIWKGVKSTGKVVYFTATFPYVMLLVLLIRGLTLPGALQGIVYYLKPDLTPLLDPQVWMEAVTQVIFSFGVGGGLLASLCSYNPYNNNCYRNCFWLCLLNAATSLVAGFAVFSVLGFMAHEYNVGIAEVAESGPGLAFIAYPQAVAMMPLPQLWAICFFIMIILLGLDSQFVMMEGVIMPVIDLAPTVLRRPGRRELLLLVFSLFCFSISILMITEGGMYVLQVFDYYGMNASSKLFLSSLQCLTMGWIFGAERMCDAIEDMTGVRPSRFFSLCWRYLTPLVCTASFVGSLANYKPLTFNRTYTYPVWVNVLGWIMMLSSSLAVPVLAVYLLCTGKGSLKQRCIHLCQCADDLPLTRKQREELSKLNPDAM encoded by the exons ATGGAACTTGTGAACTGTGAAGAGGTTGAGGGTAggagaaagaaaattaaaaaaagagggcAATGGAATAGCAATATAGAATTTTTCCTGGTTGTCGCAGGGAACATAGTTGGATTAGGAAATGTTTGGAGATTCCCATATCTCTGCTACAGAAATGGTGGAG GTGCTTTCTTGGTGCCCtatgtggtggttgtggtgacctgtgggatccccctgtttcttctggagagtgcgatgggtcagtacacacagcaagcaagcatcacCTGCTGGGAGAAGTTGTGCCCAATTGCTCAGG GGATCGGCTACACGGGTATAATAATGAGGGTCTATAACTGCATGTCTTACGTCATCATCCTTGCATGGGCTcttctgtacctgtgcttctctttctacgccaaactgccctgggccagctgtggccacacctggaacacag aaACTTGTGAGGACTTTAAcgcactgaacaaatataaccagactATAAACACCAACTCGACCTCCCCAGCAACTGAATTCTGGGA ACGGCGTGTGCTGGCGATCTCAGGTGGAATTGAGGAGCTGGGCAGTGTTCGGTGGGAGATCCTCCTCTGCGCCATTGCCATGTGGGTCATTTGTTATTTCTGCATTTGGAAAGGTGTGAAGTCTACaggaaag GTGGTgtattttacagccactttcccatacgtgatgctgctggtgttgctgatCAGAGGGTTGACTCTGCCTGGTGCCCTGCAGGGGATTGTGTACTATCTGAAGCCTGACCTCACCCCACTTCTAGATCCTCAG gTGTGGATGGAGGCTGTAACTCAGGTCATCTTCTCCTTCGGTGTGGGTGGAGGACTGTTGGCTTCACTATGCAGCTACAATCCATACAACAACAACTGCTACAG GAACTGTTTCTGGCTCTGTTTGTTGAACGCTGCTACCAGTTTGGTGGCTggatttgcagtattttcagtGCTGGGCTTCATGGCTCATGAATACAATGTTGGCATTGCAGAAGTTGCAGAGTCAG gtcctggtctggcattcaTTGCGTACCCTCAGGCAGTGGCCATGATGCCTTTACCCCAGCTGTGGGCGATATGCTTCTTCATCATGATTATATTGCTTGGCCTGGATTCACAG TTTGTTATGATGGAGGGGGTGATAATGCCAGTGATTGACCTGGCTCCCACTGTGCTGCGCAGACCTGGACGAAGAGAACTTTTActgctggtcttcagcctcttctgcTTCAGCATAAGTATCCTAATGATTACAGAG GGTGGGATGTATGTCCTGCAGGTCTTTGATTACTATGGCATGAATGCATCTTCCAAACTCTTCCTCTCTAGTcttcagtgtctcacaatgggCTGgatatttg GAGCGGAGCGCATGTGTGATGCAATTGAAGACATGACAGGAGTGAGACCCAGCCGCTTCTTCAGTCTCTGCTGGCGCTATCTGACACCACTAGTATGCACA GCATCCTTCGTTGGCTCCTTGGCCAATTACAAGCCCCTGACATTTAACCGAACCTACACATACCCGGTGTGGGTGAATGTGCTGGGATGGATAATGATGCTGTCGTCCAGCCTGGCTGTACCAGTACTGGCTGTCTACTTGCTGTGTACTGGAAAAGGAAGCCTGAAACAG cgctgcattcatctttgtcaATGTGCTGATGACCTTCCTTTGACCCGGAAGCAGAGGGAAGAGCTTTCAAAGTTGAACCCAGATGCAATGTAG